From the genome of Mustela lutreola isolate mMusLut2 chromosome 16, mMusLut2.pri, whole genome shotgun sequence, one region includes:
- the NTF4 gene encoding neurotrophin-4: MLPSPSCSLPILLLFLLPSVPMESHPPPLPLPPFLAPEWDLLSPRVVLSRGTPAGPPLLFLLEAGAFGEPAGSPANRSRRGVSETAPASRRGELAVCDAVSGWVTDRRTAVDLRGREVEVLGEVPAAGGSPLRQYFFETRCKADSTAEESGPGGGGGGCRGVDRRHWVSECKAKQSYVRALTADAQGRVGWRWIRIDTACVCTLLSRTGRA; the protein is encoded by the coding sequence atgctccccagcccctcctgctccctccccatcctcctccttttcctcctccccagtGTCCCAATGGAGTCCCATCCTCCACCCTTACCACTGCCCCCATTTCTAGCCCCTGAATGGGACCTCCTGTCCCCCCGAGTAGTTCTGTCCAGGGGCACCCCCGCTGGACCACCTCTGCTATTCCTGCTGGAGGCTGGGGCCTTTGGGGAGCCAGCAGGCAGCCCTGCCAACCGCAGTCGGCGAGGGGTGAGCGAGACAGCACCAGCAAGTCGCCGGGGAGAGCTGGCTGTGTGTGATGCGGTCAGCGGCTGGGTGACGGACCGCCGGACAGCTGTGGACCTGCGTGGGCGTGAGGTGGAGGTGCTGGGCGAGGTTCCTGCGGCTGGAGGCAGCCCTCTCCGCCAGTACTTCTTTGAGACCCGCTGCAAGGCTGACAGCACTGCTGAGGAAAGTggccctggtgggggtgggggaggctgccGGGGTGTGGACCGGAGGCACTGGGTGTCTGAGTGTAAGGCCAAGCAGTCCTACGTGCGGGCATTGACTGCTGATGCCCAGGGCCGTGTAGGCTGGCGATGGATTCGAATTGACACTGCCTGCGTCTGCACGCTCCTCAGCCGGACTGGTCGGGCCTGA
- the SAXO3 gene encoding uncharacterized protein SAXO3, translating to MAGRTLALRYGPPWSPISGTEVPGSWPNWHLTSSGVAHHVIPPVSFPPPTVQYTVAEPLPPAAKQDLHIWDFDEVISRWETTSGSAYVPKQHGGPYAQPRAPEPSDPTRTVGIKDLDEKLRHPGWRLPLITKHQCSEMRAQYTGWPDPDQQRPTFYVGPQPLELAEHLRGGPSQALIPWTKNPELAGRPFTVSDQGILDRRQLYLTTSAKDFRTYPKKELSRYPRKDSLTSWSFDKTPQAWEHDPQRPPCPRPSRPPGIRVPHVHPVTTAVPHRGALSLAQESYRPPLHPLLGLDRFCSLELPWGGPHWKPMSGIYSLPQAYRTENSTYGSMKPAGV from the exons ATGGCTGGTCGGACCCTAGCTCTGCGCTACGGTCCCCCATGGTCCCCAATCTCTGGGACCGAGGTGCCTGGATCCTGGCCCAACTGGCATCTCACCAGCAGTGGTGTCGCCCACCACGTTATCCCGCCTGTTTCCTTTCCCCCGCCCACTGTGCAG TACACGGTCGCGGAGCCCCTGCCACCGGCCGCCAAGCAGGATTTGCACATCTGGGATTTTGATGAGGTCATCAGCAGATGGGAGACAACCTCTGGCTCGGCTTACGTGCCTAAGCAGCACGGCGGGCCGTACGCACagcccagggccccagagccTTCGGACCCTACGAGAACTGTGGGGATCAAGGATTTAGACGAAAAG CTCAGACACCCTGGCTGGCGCCTCCCGCTGATCACGAAGCACCAGTGCAGTGAGATGCGGGCGCAGTACACGGGTTGGCCCGACCCGGATCAGCAGCGCCCCACCTTCTACGTCGGGCCCCAGCCCCTGGAGCTTGCGGAGCACCTTCGCGGAGGCCCTTCCCAG GCTTTAATCCCTTGGACAAAGAACCCCGAGCTGGCCGGCCGGCCTTTCACAGTGTCTGACCAGGGCATCTTGGACCGCCGTCAGCTCTATCTGACCACCTCGGCCAAGGACTTCCGGACCTACCCTAA GAAGGAGTTATCTAGATATCCCCGCAAGGACTCGCTGACCTCCTGGAGCTTTGACAAGACGCCTCAGGCCTGGGAACATGACCCACAGAGGCCACCCTGTCCGCGCCCCTCTCGGCCGCCAGGGATCCGCGTGCCCCACGTCCACCCGGTGACGACTGCAGTGCCACACCGCGGGGCGTTGTCTCTGGCTCAGGAGTCCTACAGACCCCCGCTGCACCCCCTCCTCGGGCTCGACCGTTTCTGCTCGCTGGAGCTGCCCTGGGGCGGCCCCCACTGGAAGCCAATGTCGGGGATCTACAGCCTGCCGCAAGCCTACCGCACTGAGAACTCCACCTACGGCAGCATGAAGCCTGCGGGGGTCTGA
- the LHB gene encoding lutropin subunit beta has protein sequence METLQGLLLWLLLNVGGVWASRGPLRPLCRPINATLAAENEACPVCVTFTTSICAGYCPSMVRVLPAILPPMPQPVCTYHELRFASIQLPGCPPGVDPTVSFPVALSCRCGPCRLSSSDCGGPRAQPLACDRPSLPGLLFL, from the exons ATGGAGACGCTCCAG GGgctgctgctgtggctgctgctgaaTGTGGGTGGGGTGTGGGCATCCAGGGGGCCACTACGGCCTCTCTGCCGGCCCATCAATGCCACCCTGGCTGCTGAGAACGAGGCCTGCCCGGTCTGCGTCACCTTCACCACCAGCATCTGTGCCGGCTACTGCCCCAGCATG GTTCGAGTGCTGCCAGCCATCCTGCCACCTATGCCCCAGCCAGTGTGCACCTACCACGAGCTGCGCTTTGCCTCCATCCAGCTCCCCGGATGCCCGCCTGGAGTGGACCCCACGGTCTCCTTCCCCGTGGCCCTCAGCTGTCGCTGCGGGCCCTGCCGCCTCAGCAGCTCCGACTGTGGGGGTCCCAGAGCCCAGCCCTTGGCCTGTGACCGCCCCTCACTCCCAGGCCTCCTGTTCCTCTAA